The sequence below is a genomic window from Thalassobaculum sp. OXR-137.
GGTCGCGGAACAGCATGTGATAGCCGTCCTCGTACAGCGCCACCCGGCGGTCCGGCGGCAGGGCCTTCAGCATGGCGCAGGTCGGTCTGCGCGGCACGAGCTGGTCCTTGCGGCCGTAGAGCACGAGGATCGGCCCGCGCAGGTTGGGCGCCTGTTGCTGGGCGGCGTCCATCAGCGCCACCAGACCGTAGACCGTGTCGACCCGCGGCCGCTTGATGAACAGCGGGTCGCGCGCCAGCTCCCGCAGCATGGCGAAATTGTCGCTCGGGATGATCCGGATGCCGCGGGGCTCCAGCGGCAGCCAGGGAACCGTATGGGCCATGATGTCCAGCGGCAGCGTCTGGAACAGCGGCATCCAGTCGCGGCCCCAGACCGCCGGCGCCGACAGCACCGCACCGTCCGCTTCGGTCTCCGGATAGGACAGGGCGAGCATCGCCACCGCCCCGCCCATGCTCTCGCCCAGCAGGTAGACGGGCACGCCCGGCATGTCGGCCTTCGCCAGGCGGACGAGGGTCTCCGCATCGCGGGCCATGCGGTCGCCGCCGGCCCACATGCCGTACCCCGGGGCCTCGCCGAAGCCGCGCTGGTCCGCCGCATAGACCGCCACCCCCTGGGCCGACAGGTCGTCGCCGAGCTCGTCGAAGGCGTTGGAATAGTCGCCGAAGCCGTGCAGGGCGACGACGGCCGCCGCGGCGGGGCCGTCCGGCCGCCAGATCCGCATCGGCAGGCGGATGCCGTCATCCATCACCGCGAAGGGCCGCTGCACCAGTTTGGGCACCACCGCATCCTTGCCCGGCGGGGCGAGCTGCGGCGCGCAGGCGGCCAGGACAAACAGGCAAACGATGGTTAACGACAGGCGGACCGACCCCATGACCCCATCCGACAGTATCAAATCCTTGCGGGAGACGCGGTCGTGGGTATCATCCGGCGATCACGTGAACAAGCGCGGCAGCGCGGAGGGACGGGCCATGGCGGCGGTAGGCAACGACGCGTTCGAGACCATCGAAGTGACCGGACACCGGGTCGCCTGCGACGGCGGCGACGGCCCGCTGGGCCACCCCCGGGTGTTCCTGGAGATCCCCGAGGACGAGCACAAGGTGGTCTGCCCCTACTGCTCCAAGACCTATGTCATGGTCGCCGAGGGTGCGGGCGAACACGCCGCCTGAGCGGCCGGTCCGGTCTATTCCAGGACTTTAGGCCAGTTGCCGTCGGCCGCCTTGATGTGGCCGGGGACGTCGGCTTCCCATTTCTTCTGAACGTCGGCGTTGTAGTTCAGGTACAGCCGGCCGTCGACGATGCGCCAATGCTGCGGGTCGCCCTTGGCCGTATAGCCCTGGGACACCGCCCAGGCGCAGTAGTCGCCGTATTGCGGTGCGTATTTGCCCGGATTGGCGATGAAGGCGTCGCGGTGCTCGGCCGAGGTGAAGCGCCAGGTCGCGCCCTTGTACTCGGTCTCGAACTTGTCCGAGCCCTCCACCGGCTTGCCGTCGGTGAAGTAGGCGACCGGATCGTAACCGTCCACCGCCGTGCTCGACAGGAACTCGGTATAGACCGGGTCCTGTCCGGCATGGGTGATCCGCGGCCCGACGAAGGCGATCAGCCCGGCGACCGCCAGGATGCCGACGACACGGGCCAGGCCCTTGGAAAACGACACGTACTGCATGACCTGCTTGCTTCCCTGTGCGGACAGTTCCCGATCGATTTCCCGAGCATACGGGCAGACGGCGGTCGCGCGACATCACGCGCCCGCGACCTTGCGGTAAAGGGTCCGTGAGGCAGGACTGGGGCGCACTGTGAGGACAAATCAGGTCCACGTTTACTTTTCTGACCCTGCCTCGTGCATAGTGACGATATGACGACGCTCCGCCTCCTCCTGGCAGTCGCCGCCGTGGTGCTGGCTTGCAGCCTGGCCTGGGCGCGCTCGGAGTCCGCGCCGCTCCATGGCCTGCGCGCACTCGCGGGTCAGCCTTCGAATACACTGGTGCGCACCGATGTTTTCCGGAAGGTGCTGGAGCGGTTCCTGCCTACGTGTGTCCGCTCGGACATCCTGTATCCGGGAGCGACGGCCTCGGGCTCCGTCATGGAGGTTCTGAGCCTGCCCGGCCAAGCGCTGCGGCTCAGCGGGGACGACCGGTTCCTGACCGCCGAGAGTTGTCGGGTGCATGAATGCTCGGCCTCCAAGGGCGTGGTCGTCCTCGATACGGAAACCGCTGCCCTGTGTGCCGTGATCTTTCATCCCTTCTTCCGCGTGGACGACAATTTCGATCGGCTCGGAAACCCGCTTGACCGTCAGGTCGTCTCGATCGAGGCGGAAATTTTCGTGCCCGCAGCCGATGACGGTCGGCCGAGTCTCCTTGCGAGATGCGCCGATGCCTTCGCCGACGCGGTCCATCGGGCGGTTTCCGAGGGTCAGTCCGTCCGGTACTCCGACATCGAGATCCGGACCGCCCCGACCTTTTCCTCCGACCGGACGCTTCGGAGCCTCTTCCAGCCCTTTGGCGATCGGCCACCGCAGCGCTGACGGCCCGCGACCGACGATGCTATTGCCTCAGGCGCCGGAGGGCGGGCTCCATGTGGTCGGCTTCCTGATGACGTCGGCTCTGGTGGTCGTCCCTGAAATTCCGAAGTTCGGCCAGGGCCGCCTCCCAATCCTGAGCGGTGATGTGCTTCCAGAATGTCGGTGTCTGCGTCGCCAGATTGCCGTACTGCCACGTGACGGACGCTATGACGGTCTGAAACTCTGGCGGCAAATCCCCAAACCGCACCATTCCAGGCTGAAGCACCGCGTTGTAGCTCTGGATCATCGGTTGAATTGTAAATTTCTTATAGTCGTCTTCGAATTTCTCCCAAACCGCCAGGGCGACCGAGAAGTCCTCGTTCATATCCTATAATCATGGGCGATAGGACCGCCCGTCGACGCGCTTCGCGGTTGCCGAAACGCCTCCGTCCTTTAGAGTCGCGCCCAGCCTCACCAGCCCCGGAAGATCCGATGGCCGACACCTGCGCCCCCGCCGTCCCGACCCCCACCGAACCGGGGCAGAGCCACCTCTTCCTGGTGGACGGGTCGGGCTACATTTTCCGCGCCTATCACGCCCTGCCGCCCATGAGCCGGCGGGACGGAACGCCGGTGAACGCGGTGTTCGGCTTCTCCAACATGCTGGTGAAGCTGATTGACGACATGGATGCCGACCACATGGCGGTGATCTTCGACGCCAGCCGGTTCAGCTTCCGCAACGACATCTACCCTCAGTACAAGGCCCAGCGCCCCGACGCGCCGGAGGATCTGGTCCCGCAATTCCCGCTGATCCGCGAAGCGACCCGCGCCTTCAACGCGCCCTGCATCGAGATGGACGGGTTCGAGGCCGACGACATCATCGCGACCTATGCCCGCCAGGCGGTGGAGCAGGGCTGGCGCGTCACCATCGTGTCTTCCGACAAGGACCTGATGCAGCTCGTGCGGCCCGGCGTCGACATGTTCGACCCGATGAAGAACGTGGCGATCGGCCCGGATCAGGTGATGGAGAAGTTCGGCGTCGCCCCGAACAAGGTGGTCGACGTCCAGGCGCTGGCCGGCGACAGCGTCGACAACGTGCCCGGGGTGCCCGGCATCGGCGTCAAGACCGCCGCCCAGCTCATCGGCGAATACGGCGACCTGGAGACCCTTCTGGAGCGCGCGGGGGAGATCAAGCAGCCCAAACGGCGCGAGAACCTGATCGAACATGCCGAGCTGGCCCGCATCTCCAAGCAGCTCGTCACCCTGAAGGATGACGTGAACGTGCCGGAGCCGCTGGGCGACCTGGTGGTCCGCGGGATCGATTCCGACAAGATTCTGGCCTTCCTGCGCGAGCAGAACTTCAAGCGGCTGATCGCCCGGTTCGAAAGCGAGGCCGGACAGGCCGCCGGCGAGACCGCGTCCACCGCCGCCGTCTCCGCTCCGACCGGTGAGGCGGCCGGCTACGAGCTGGTGACCGACATGGCGGCGCTGCAGGGCTGGATCGCCGCGGCGGAGGCCCAGGGGGCGGTTGCTTTCGACACCGAAACGACCTCGCTCAACGCCATGCGGGCCGAGCTGGTGGGCGTGTCCCTCGCCCTGGCACCGGGCAGGGCCTGCTACATCCCCCTGCGCCATGTGGGTTCCGCCGCCCAGGGCGAGCTGCTCTCCGCCCCCTCCGCCGGCGACAACCCGGAGCAGGTGCCGTTCGAGCCGGCCATCGCCGCGCTGAAGTGGCTGTTCGAGAATCCGGCGGTCCTGAAGATCGCCCACAACGCCAAATACGACTGCCTGGTGCTGAGCCGGAAATCCAATGGCGGCATCGCGGTGGCACCGCTCGACGACACCATGTGCGCCTCCTACGTGCTGGAGGGCGGGCTGCACGGCCATGGGCTCGACGAGCTGTCGCTGCTGCATTTCGAGCATCGCAACATCAAGTTCGAGGAGGTCTGCGGCAAGGGCAAGAGCCAGATCGGCTTCGCCGAAGTGCCGCTCGACAGGGCCCGGGACTATGCCGCCGAGGACGCGGACATGGCGTGGCGCCTGCATCAGGTGCTGCGCCCGCGCCTGGTCGACGAGCACATGACGACGGTCTACGAGACCCTGGAGCGGCCGCTGATCCCGGTGCTGGTCGACATGGAGCGCAACGGCATCCGGGTCGACCCGAAGATCCTGAACGACATGTCGGCCGATTTCGCCAAGCGCCTGGTCGAGCGCGAGGGCGAGATCCACGCCCTGGCCGGCGAGCCGTTCAACGTCGCCTCCCCCAAGCAGCTCGGCGAGATCCTGTTCGACAAGATGGGCATTCCCGGCGGCAAGAAGGGCAAGACCGGCGCCTACAGCACCGGCGCCGACGTGCTGGAGGCGCTCGCCGCCCAGGGCATCGAGCTGGCGGAGAAGGTGCTCGACTACCGCCAGATCGCCAAGCTGAAGTCGACCTATACCGACGCGCTGGTGGGCGACATCAACCCGGAGACCAACCGGGTGCACACCTCCTATTCGATGACCGGTGCGGCCACCGGCCGGCTGTCCTCCAACGACCCGAACCTGCAGAACATCCCGATCCGCACCGAGGAGGGGCGCAAGATCCGCACCGCCTTCGTCGCCGAGCCGGGCAACCTGCTGCTCTCGGTCGACTACTCGCAGATCGAGCTGCGGCTGGTCGCCGACATCGCCGGGCTGGAGACCATGCGTGCCGCCTTCCGCGAGGGCATCGACATCCACGCCCAAACCGCCTCGGAGGTGTTTGGTGTGCCGCTGTCGGAGATGACGCCGGACATCCGCCGCAAGGCCAAGGCGATCAATTTCGGCATCATCTACGGCATTTCCGGCTTCGGCCTGGCGCGCCAGCTCGGCACGCCCCAGGGCGAGGCGCAGCAATACATCAACGCCTATTTCGAGCGCTTCCCCGGCATCCGCGACTACATGGACGAGATGAAGCGGCGGGCGCACGAATGGGGCTTCGTGGAGACCCGGTTCGGCCGCAAGGTCCATATCAACGCGATCCGCGAGAAGAACCCGGCGATGCGGAACTTCGGCGAGCGCGCGGCGATCAACGCGCCGATCCAGGGCACGGCCGCCGACATCATCAAGCGCGCCATGGTGCGCCTGCCGGTCGCGCTGCAGCGGGCGAACTCCAAGGCCCGGATGCTGCTGCAGGTGCATGACGAACTGCTCTTCGAGGTGCCCGAGGGCGACGTCGAAGCGACCGCTGCCCTGGTGAAGGAAGTGATGGAGGGGGCCGCCGCCCCGGTCCTGAAGCTGTCGGTCCCGCTGGTCGCCGAGGCCGGCTGGGGCGAGAGCTGGGCCACCGCGCATTGAGGGACCCCGAGACATGAACCTCGACACCACCGCCCCGGCGCCCGCCTTCTTCGGGGCGCGCACCGACCTGCCCCTGGCCGAGGCCGAGATCGTGCTGTTCGGCGCACCCCACGGCACGCCCTATCCGGAGTTCAGCAACGA
It includes:
- a CDS encoding YHS domain-containing (seleno)protein; the protein is MQYVSFSKGLARVVGILAVAGLIAFVGPRITHAGQDPVYTEFLSSTAVDGYDPVAYFTDGKPVEGSDKFETEYKGATWRFTSAEHRDAFIANPGKYAPQYGDYCAWAVSQGYTAKGDPQHWRIVDGRLYLNYNADVQKKWEADVPGHIKAADGNWPKVLE
- a CDS encoding pesticin C-terminus-like muramidase is translated as MNEDFSVALAVWEKFEDDYKKFTIQPMIQSYNAVLQPGMVRFGDLPPEFQTVIASVTWQYGNLATQTPTFWKHITAQDWEAALAELRNFRDDHQSRRHQEADHMEPALRRLRQ
- the polA gene encoding DNA polymerase I — translated: MADTCAPAVPTPTEPGQSHLFLVDGSGYIFRAYHALPPMSRRDGTPVNAVFGFSNMLVKLIDDMDADHMAVIFDASRFSFRNDIYPQYKAQRPDAPEDLVPQFPLIREATRAFNAPCIEMDGFEADDIIATYARQAVEQGWRVTIVSSDKDLMQLVRPGVDMFDPMKNVAIGPDQVMEKFGVAPNKVVDVQALAGDSVDNVPGVPGIGVKTAAQLIGEYGDLETLLERAGEIKQPKRRENLIEHAELARISKQLVTLKDDVNVPEPLGDLVVRGIDSDKILAFLREQNFKRLIARFESEAGQAAGETASTAAVSAPTGEAAGYELVTDMAALQGWIAAAEAQGAVAFDTETTSLNAMRAELVGVSLALAPGRACYIPLRHVGSAAQGELLSAPSAGDNPEQVPFEPAIAALKWLFENPAVLKIAHNAKYDCLVLSRKSNGGIAVAPLDDTMCASYVLEGGLHGHGLDELSLLHFEHRNIKFEEVCGKGKSQIGFAEVPLDRARDYAAEDADMAWRLHQVLRPRLVDEHMTTVYETLERPLIPVLVDMERNGIRVDPKILNDMSADFAKRLVEREGEIHALAGEPFNVASPKQLGEILFDKMGIPGGKKGKTGAYSTGADVLEALAAQGIELAEKVLDYRQIAKLKSTYTDALVGDINPETNRVHTSYSMTGAATGRLSSNDPNLQNIPIRTEEGRKIRTAFVAEPGNLLLSVDYSQIELRLVADIAGLETMRAAFREGIDIHAQTASEVFGVPLSEMTPDIRRKAKAINFGIIYGISGFGLARQLGTPQGEAQQYINAYFERFPGIRDYMDEMKRRAHEWGFVETRFGRKVHINAIREKNPAMRNFGERAAINAPIQGTAADIIKRAMVRLPVALQRANSKARMLLQVHDELLFEVPEGDVEATAALVKEVMEGAAAPVLKLSVPLVAEAGWGESWATAH
- a CDS encoding alpha/beta hydrolase, with the translated sequence MGSVRLSLTIVCLFVLAACAPQLAPPGKDAVVPKLVQRPFAVMDDGIRLPMRIWRPDGPAAAAVVALHGFGDYSNAFDELGDDLSAQGVAVYAADQRGFGEAPGYGMWAGGDRMARDAETLVRLAKADMPGVPVYLLGESMGGAVAMLALSYPETEADGAVLSAPAVWGRDWMPLFQTLPLDIMAHTVPWLPLEPRGIRIIPSDNFAMLRELARDPLFIKRPRVDTVYGLVALMDAAQQQAPNLRGPILVLYGRKDQLVPRRPTCAMLKALPPDRRVALYEDGYHMLFRDLEREQVIADIAAWTRDPEAALPSGEEADAATLRRFCGD
- a CDS encoding zinc-finger domain-containing protein, with the protein product MAAVGNDAFETIEVTGHRVACDGGDGPLGHPRVFLEIPEDEHKVVCPYCSKTYVMVAEGAGEHAA